Part of the Nitrosophilus alvini genome, AGTCTTACCGGAATAACGTCTGTTTTCAGATACATTGTAATATTTATAAAAATTTCTATAGCTATCAATACAGCAAGAAAAGCACCAAATGTCGCAAGAATATCATTGATACTCAGGAGTAAAAACGGCGGAGAATTTATTCTTTGATATAAAACATAAACAACATCCCCTATTCCCCAAACAATTACAAGCACCATAAGTATAGCTAAAACTTTTACAGCAAATCGTATTATACGATGCAAAAAATCAATAAAAGGATCCTCATGCTTTTTAGTTAAATCATGACCAGGCTCGACCAGATGCTCTTTTCCATTTTCCATTTGGTTTCCTCTTATTATTAAAAACAGATACTCACTTAAAACCGTTAGAACTCACCTCTACCACACATTCTACCTCATTAACAGGATATTATCAAGAAATACCGATTTTTATTTTAGATATTTTATATGCATATCTCTTTGACCCGTCCCACTCTTCCACAGGTCAGTCTTACTTTTATACCGTGAGGATGTAAAGGAGAATTTGTCAAAATATCTTTGACCACACCTTCTGTCAGTTTTCCGCTTTTTTGGTCTTGCTTCAATACAATCCTGACTTTAATGCCCCGTCTGATATTCGATCTTTTCTTATAGTCCATAATTCTATCTCCTTTTATTGACAATTATCATATAATACTACCCTCTTTTTTGGTATTATCAGAAAAAATTTAATTATAAGAGGAAAAAATGAAGAAATATTTAATACTCATTCTGTTTTTGAATTTGAGCCTTTTTGGAGAAAATTTTACACCTAGCAAAGTATGCAAAGCGTGCCATCCGCTGGTATACAAAGAATATGTGGAATCAATGCACTACAACTCTTCAATCTTCAGAGACAAAATTCATAAAAAGATTTTTTCCATTCATCCTTTATCAAAAAAAGAGAAATACCAGTGTGCAAAATGCCATACTCCTACAGACGAAAAATTGCTAAAAGATCTAAACAGTACCGATCCCGCTTTGCCCAAAATAGATAGCCAGGGCCAAAAAGAAGCGATATCATGCGCCTACTGCCACAGAATAAAAGATATAAAAAAACACGCCAAAATGAACGAAAACATTATCAATAGCAACCAAAAATACTTTTTTGCTGAAGATGAAAACATAAAAGGTGTCAAAAAATATACTTTGAAAAAAGGACTGTTTGCAAAACAGAGCGGCTCACCCTATCATACTATCGATGCCACAAATCCCCTGTATAAAAACGCAAAGGTTTGTATGGGATGTCACTCTCATAAGCAGAATAAAAATGGATTTACCGTATGCAAAACAGAATTTTCAAAAGATGCTAAACAAAATTGTATCACATGCCATATGCCAAAAGTCAGTGGAAGTTTTGCAAACCATATTGATTCCAAAACACATAGATATCACGGGTTTGCAGGTGTTTTTAACAAACCCGAATTTCTTGAAAAATATATAGAGTTGACTTTGAAAACAGATAAAAATATAGAAATTGAGATTACAAACCTGGCACCTCATAAACTCTTTCTTCATCCGCTAAGAGCGGCTGCCATAAAGATAAGTGTGACCAATGCGGGTAGAAAAGTGTTAGAAGATGAAAAGATGTTTTCTAAAATTTTTGGCAAAAATGGAACTCCCGCACCAGTATGGGAAGCTACTGAAGTACTACAAGATACCATTTTAAATGCAAAAGAAAGTACAAAAATATCATTAAACTATATGCCTAAAAAAGGAGACAATATAAAAATAGAATTTGGGTATTACATAGTAAATCCCGGCATAGCAAAAAAGTTAAATCTGGAAGAGTTTTCAAAATTTAAAGTTTTAAAAACGATTGAGAATAAAATTTATACAAATTCCGACTAAAATGTGCCTGCTTTATAGTTTATATAAAACCGACGGCAAACAGGTTATATCCTCTATAATAAAATCGGGCTTTATACCTTTATCCAAAACCTCAGGTTTATATTTGCCTGTTTTTACCAAAACAGCTTTGATACCTATATCCTGAGCGCCCTTTATATCTGATTCTATATCGTCTCCCACCATTATTACTTCATCCTTTCCCAATCCCATTGATTTTATAGCATTTTCGAAAAACAGAGGGCTCGGTTTGCCAACTATTGTGGCTTTTGTTTCGGCTGCATATTCCAAAGCTTTGACAAAACCTCCGGCATCCATGGAAAGTTTGCCGTCTTTGTCTTTAAAATATCTGTTTTTCGCGACAGCCAAGAGTTCGGCACCTTCCAGTAGTTTTCTGAAGGCCTTGTTTAAACGCTCATATGTAAAGTTATTGTATGCATCCGCAACGATTACATATTTTATATCTTCTTTGATAATATCTTTAAAAAACTCCTCGGCTTCGTCAGTCATCACCATATAAGCACCCTTACCGCTTTCTGCTACGACTCTTCTTGCCGCATCAAGGGCTGTGAATATCTCGTCTCTTTTTACTCCAAAACCCATATTTACAAGTTTTTTGTAGACACTCTCAGGTGTGTTTCTGCTTGTATTGGTTACCAATCTTACCTGATAACTCTTTTTCAGTTTTTCAAGTATCCCTGCCGCTCCCTTTATCTCTCTGTCTCCCTCATATAAAACACCGGCGATATCCAGCAAAACACCTTTTACTTTCATACTGGCATCTCCTTGAGCATATTGGGGCTGATCTTGATAATTTTGTCACTACACCACTTTGCAAGGTCCATATCGTGAGTTATTATAAGCAGCCCTACCCTATCCAGAAATCCCATTAATAATTTCATAACTTCAAGCTGAATTATATTGTCAAGAGCAGACGTGGGTTCGTCAGCAAGAAGAAGTTCTGGCTTCATAAGAAGTGCTCGAAGAATAGAACATCTCTGAAGCTGTCCGCCGGATAACTGATGAGGTCTCTTTTCAAGCAGAGCAAGATCGATATTCATTTTCTTTGCCAGCTCTTCAAGCCCGTCTAAAGAGGCAACATCTCTTATCTGTTCAATGATCGAGTATGTAGGATGAAATGAGGTATAAGGATCCTGGAATATTTGGGAAAACCTGGCAACTTTTACGCTTCCTTTCATTGGCTTCAAAAAGCCTGTTATAAGTTCAAAAAGAGTGCTTTTGCCAACTCCGCTGGGACCGACAATAGTTACAACTTCCCCTTTTTTCACTTCAAGAGAAAAATCTTTAAATAGCAGATTATCTCGTGTATAACCGAAAGTAAGATCTTTTATCTCAAGAACAGTTTCAGCCATCTTTCTTTTTCTCGCTCAACAGCATATCGCCTACAGCCCAGTTTTCTCTCTCAACCTCGTCAAAAACTATATAACAGCTTTTTTTTGATTTGCCCAGAACTCTTTGGATAGAGTCACTTATATCTTTTGCTATCTCTTTTTTCTGTTCGACACTTATCTTTCCGGCTACTTTTATGTTTATATAAGGCATCTGCTCTCCTTTATTCTCTAATCTGCCCCTGTCCGTATATCTTGTATTTATATGTTGTAAGATCGTTTATACCCATAGGCCCTCTTGCATGCAGCTTGTTTGTGCTTATACCCACTTCAGCACCGAAACCAAACTCTCCTCCGTCGGTAAATCTTGTGGAAGCATTCACATAAACGCAGGCTG contains:
- a CDS encoding phosphate-starvation-inducible PsiE family protein, encoding MENGKEHLVEPGHDLTKKHEDPFIDFLHRIIRFAVKVLAILMVLVIVWGIGDVVYVLYQRINSPPFLLLSINDILATFGAFLAVLIAIEIFINITMYLKTDVIPVRLVVATALMAISRKVIIFDFEKITPPLIVATGVVVFALGITYWLISKKI
- a CDS encoding YwbE family protein, whose translation is MDYKKRSNIRRGIKVRIVLKQDQKSGKLTEGVVKDILTNSPLHPHGIKVRLTCGRVGRVKEICI
- a CDS encoding multiheme c-type cytochrome, whose protein sequence is MKKYLILILFLNLSLFGENFTPSKVCKACHPLVYKEYVESMHYNSSIFRDKIHKKIFSIHPLSKKEKYQCAKCHTPTDEKLLKDLNSTDPALPKIDSQGQKEAISCAYCHRIKDIKKHAKMNENIINSNQKYFFAEDENIKGVKKYTLKKGLFAKQSGSPYHTIDATNPLYKNAKVCMGCHSHKQNKNGFTVCKTEFSKDAKQNCITCHMPKVSGSFANHIDSKTHRYHGFAGVFNKPEFLEKYIELTLKTDKNIEIEITNLAPHKLFLHPLRAAAIKISVTNAGRKVLEDEKMFSKIFGKNGTPAPVWEATEVLQDTILNAKESTKISLNYMPKKGDNIKIEFGYYIVNPGIAKKLNLEEFSKFKVLKTIENKIYTNSD
- a CDS encoding TIGR01458 family HAD-type hydrolase — protein: MKVKGVLLDIAGVLYEGDREIKGAAGILEKLKKSYQVRLVTNTSRNTPESVYKKLVNMGFGVKRDEIFTALDAARRVVAESGKGAYMVMTDEAEEFFKDIIKEDIKYVIVADAYNNFTYERLNKAFRKLLEGAELLAVAKNRYFKDKDGKLSMDAGGFVKALEYAAETKATIVGKPSPLFFENAIKSMGLGKDEVIMVGDDIESDIKGAQDIGIKAVLVKTGKYKPEVLDKGIKPDFIIEDITCLPSVLYKL
- a CDS encoding ATP-binding cassette domain-containing protein, whose translation is MAETVLEIKDLTFGYTRDNLLFKDFSLEVKKGEVVTIVGPSGVGKSTLFELITGFLKPMKGSVKVARFSQIFQDPYTSFHPTYSIIEQIRDVASLDGLEELAKKMNIDLALLEKRPHQLSGGQLQRCSILRALLMKPELLLADEPTSALDNIIQLEVMKLLMGFLDRVGLLIITHDMDLAKWCSDKIIKISPNMLKEMPV
- a CDS encoding tautomerase family protein is translated as MPYINIKVAGKISVEQKKEIAKDISDSIQRVLGKSKKSCYIVFDEVERENWAVGDMLLSEKKKDG